The following coding sequences lie in one Flagellimonas eckloniae genomic window:
- a CDS encoding non-canonical purine NTP diphosphatase, with protein sequence MKIVFATHNQNKLKEVLELLPSEIQLLSLNDIGCFDEIAETGKTLEENAKIKADYVTKKYGFDCFSDDTGLLIDALNNAPGVYSARYAGEQKNAKDNMSKVLLELNVNSNRKAHFKTVIHLNLKNESYSFEGIVHGNITEKEFGLGGFGYDPIFKPEGHTKTFGELSSETKNAISHRGIAIQKLVAFFKNRAL encoded by the coding sequence TTGAAAATTGTTTTCGCCACCCATAATCAGAATAAATTAAAAGAAGTTCTCGAACTTTTGCCTTCTGAAATTCAACTACTGTCTTTAAATGATATTGGTTGTTTTGACGAAATTGCAGAGACGGGAAAAACTTTGGAAGAAAATGCCAAAATAAAAGCCGATTATGTAACTAAAAAATACGGTTTTGATTGTTTTTCTGATGATACGGGTTTGCTTATTGATGCATTGAATAATGCTCCAGGTGTATACTCCGCACGTTATGCAGGAGAGCAAAAGAACGCAAAAGACAATATGTCCAAAGTTTTGTTGGAATTAAATGTAAACTCCAACAGAAAGGCCCACTTTAAAACAGTTATCCATCTCAATCTCAAAAATGAGAGCTATTCTTTTGAGGGGATTGTACACGGAAATATTACGGAAAAAGAATTTGGTCTCGGAGGATTTGGATACGATCCAATTTTTAAACCTGAGGGACATACCAAGACTTTTGGAGAACTATCTTCAGAAACCAAAAATGCTATAAGTCATAGAGGTATTGCAATCCAAAAATTAGTTGCTTTCTTCAAAAACAGGGCTTTATAG
- a CDS encoding alpha/beta fold hydrolase: protein MGILLFAFSLNAQTQFFTSFDGNQIAYTDEGEGQTVLLVHGFITNGAMWERSILKKELLDSGYRVIIPDLRGNGKSDKPENPETYQNDAEVKDLANLIDYLKLNELSAVGYSRGSIVLAKLLIKEKRIKKAILGGMGIDFTNPEWDRRILFMNAFDGKTNEETQGAVDYATSIGANHRILHLLQKYQPVTTKLELKEIAADVLVIAGDQDLDNGNPLELKNEIPNSKLRIVVGDHNQTYKTQSFSIEILQFLD from the coding sequence ATGGGTATTTTGTTGTTTGCATTTTCATTGAATGCGCAAACACAATTTTTCACTTCGTTTGATGGAAATCAAATAGCGTATACTGATGAAGGTGAAGGACAGACAGTATTGCTCGTTCATGGTTTTATTACCAATGGAGCGATGTGGGAGAGATCAATTTTAAAAAAAGAGCTTTTGGATTCTGGATATAGGGTTATAATTCCAGATTTGCGTGGCAATGGAAAATCTGACAAGCCTGAAAACCCAGAGACATACCAAAATGACGCAGAAGTCAAGGATTTGGCCAACTTGATAGATTATTTAAAGTTGAATGAACTAAGTGCTGTAGGCTATTCAAGGGGTAGCATTGTGCTTGCCAAACTTTTGATAAAAGAAAAGCGTATAAAAAAAGCAATTTTAGGCGGCATGGGAATTGATTTTACCAATCCAGAATGGGATAGGAGAATTCTTTTTATGAATGCTTTTGACGGTAAAACAAATGAAGAAACCCAAGGAGCTGTTGATTATGCTACTTCAATAGGGGCAAATCATCGGATCTTGCATTTGCTGCAAAAATACCAACCAGTAACCACCAAGTTAGAGCTAAAAGAGATAGCTGCAGATGTCTTGGTAATTGCTGGAGATCAAGATTTGGACAATGGAAATCCATTGGAGTTAAAAAATGAAATACCAAACTCTAAACTACGTATTGTTGTTGGGGACCACAATCAAACCTACAAGACCCAATCTTTTTCAATCGAAATACTACAGTTTTTAGATTAA
- the priA gene encoding replication restart helicase PriA, with protein sequence MHYFLDVVLPIPLERLFTYKISEQEADFLEVGMRVAVPFGKSKIYTALAYNIHNNPPLAYEAKEIYQILDEKPLVNKIQVRHWEWIARYYMCTLGEVVRSALPSAFLLESETLVLPNKDVTVDELDLKDDEFLVYEAFQHQTVLKIGEISGIVDKKNVLPLVNRLVQKGIVIQKEELYEQYRPKLVRYVKLGKEFQTDAKLEELLLDLSRAPKQSQVVLALFQMQAVTKKPIPIADLEKESGSSRAIIKALIDKSILEEYHIRTDRVQFDGESNSINGITLNSYQTEALTTINKSFTENKVALLHGVTSSGKTEVYIKLIEQSLELGKQALYLLPEIALTSQLIGRLRSYFGNKVSVYHSKYSIHERVEVWNNVKDNSDKAQIVIGARSSLFLPFSNLGLVVVDEEHESSFKQFDPAPRYHARDAAIVLATYHNAHCVLGSATPSIESMDNAKKGKYGYASINYRYGDVLMPDITLVDIKEATRKKRMKGHFSETLFNAIGETLEGGEQVILFQNRRGFAPIIECTTCGNVNQCPNCDVSLTYHQHRNQLRCHYCGYHMALQHACLACGSPTLDKKGFGTEQIQEELKQLFPDTNVGRMDLDTTRGKYAYEKIITAFEQQEMDILVGTQMVTKGLDFRNVNLVGIMNADSLLNFPDYRAHERSFQLLTQVAGRAGRTKKRGKVLVQTYNPYHQILQQVTTNSYNKMFEEQQYEREKFKYPPIVRIIKLTLKDKDYNKLNEAAQWFASSLQNVLGQQILGPEYPPVARIRRDYLKNILIKTPKSQSIAQTKNSIKGIEKSFNAISKYKSVRLVYNVDHI encoded by the coding sequence ATGCATTATTTTTTGGATGTAGTCCTGCCGATTCCCTTGGAGCGGCTTTTCACCTATAAAATTTCAGAGCAGGAAGCGGATTTTTTAGAAGTGGGAATGCGGGTTGCTGTCCCGTTTGGGAAATCAAAAATTTATACCGCACTGGCCTACAACATCCATAATAACCCTCCTTTGGCCTATGAAGCTAAAGAAATTTACCAGATATTGGATGAGAAACCTTTGGTGAACAAAATCCAAGTGAGACATTGGGAGTGGATTGCCCGGTACTATATGTGTACGCTTGGAGAAGTGGTTAGAAGTGCACTCCCCAGTGCTTTTTTGCTTGAAAGTGAAACCTTGGTGCTCCCCAATAAAGATGTTACGGTAGATGAGTTGGATTTAAAAGATGATGAATTTTTAGTTTATGAGGCATTTCAGCATCAAACGGTTTTAAAAATTGGGGAGATAAGTGGAATCGTGGACAAAAAAAATGTTTTGCCACTTGTAAATAGGTTGGTCCAAAAAGGGATTGTCATCCAAAAAGAAGAACTCTACGAGCAATATAGGCCAAAGTTAGTCCGCTATGTAAAGTTGGGCAAAGAATTCCAGACTGATGCTAAACTGGAAGAATTGTTATTGGATTTATCAAGAGCCCCAAAGCAAAGTCAAGTTGTTTTGGCCCTTTTTCAAATGCAGGCAGTAACTAAAAAGCCAATTCCCATTGCAGATTTGGAAAAAGAAAGTGGTAGTTCAAGGGCTATAATCAAAGCGCTTATTGATAAATCAATTCTTGAAGAATACCATATTAGAACAGATAGGGTTCAATTTGATGGTGAATCCAATTCGATAAACGGGATTACGCTAAACTCTTATCAAACAGAAGCTTTAACTACCATCAATAAAAGTTTTACTGAAAATAAAGTTGCCTTGCTTCATGGGGTTACATCTTCTGGGAAGACTGAAGTTTACATCAAACTTATAGAGCAATCACTAGAGCTTGGTAAACAGGCTTTGTACCTATTGCCAGAAATAGCCTTGACTTCCCAACTCATAGGAAGATTACGTTCCTATTTTGGTAATAAAGTTTCTGTGTATCATTCAAAATACAGTATTCATGAACGCGTAGAGGTTTGGAACAATGTAAAGGATAATTCTGATAAAGCACAGATAGTAATCGGGGCGCGGTCATCCTTATTTTTACCATTTTCCAACTTGGGATTAGTGGTTGTTGATGAGGAACATGAGAGTTCTTTTAAGCAATTTGACCCAGCTCCAAGGTATCATGCCCGGGATGCAGCCATTGTTCTAGCGACATATCATAATGCACATTGTGTTTTGGGTTCTGCAACACCAAGCATTGAAAGTATGGATAATGCTAAAAAAGGAAAATACGGGTACGCATCCATTAATTACAGGTATGGAGATGTACTCATGCCTGATATTACCTTGGTTGATATAAAGGAAGCAACCCGCAAGAAACGAATGAAAGGTCATTTCTCGGAAACCCTATTCAATGCAATTGGTGAAACTTTAGAAGGTGGGGAGCAGGTAATCCTGTTTCAAAATAGAAGGGGTTTTGCACCGATTATTGAATGTACAACTTGTGGAAATGTAAATCAATGTCCCAATTGCGATGTTAGTCTTACCTATCACCAACATAGAAATCAATTGCGATGTCATTATTGTGGGTATCACATGGCATTGCAACACGCCTGTCTTGCCTGTGGAAGTCCAACATTGGATAAAAAAGGATTTGGAACTGAGCAAATTCAGGAAGAATTAAAGCAGCTTTTTCCAGATACAAATGTGGGTAGAATGGATTTGGACACTACCAGGGGCAAGTATGCCTATGAAAAAATAATCACTGCATTTGAACAGCAAGAAATGGACATTCTTGTGGGTACCCAAATGGTTACAAAAGGATTGGATTTTAGAAATGTAAACCTAGTGGGCATCATGAACGCAGATTCTTTGTTGAATTTTCCAGACTATCGAGCCCATGAACGAAGTTTTCAATTATTGACGCAGGTTGCGGGTAGGGCAGGGCGAACAAAGAAAAGGGGAAAAGTGCTTGTCCAGACCTACAATCCATACCATCAAATATTACAGCAGGTAACGACGAACAGCTATAATAAAATGTTTGAAGAACAGCAGTATGAACGGGAAAAGTTTAAATATCCTCCTATTGTTCGAATTATTAAGCTTACTCTAAAGGATAAGGACTATAACAAGTTAAATGAGGCGGCCCAATGGTTCGCCAGTTCCTTGCAAAATGTATTGGGGCAACAAATTCTGGGTCCGGAATATCCTCCTGTGGCCAGAATACGAAGGGATTATTTAAAAAACATTCTTATAAAGACACCCAAGTCACAATCTATTGCCCAAACAAAAAATAGCATTAAAGGAATTGAAAAATCCTTTAATGCTATTTCAAAGTATAAAAGTGTAAGACTGGTCTACAATGTGGACCACATATAA
- a CDS encoding methyltransferase family protein: MKLRILPPLVMLIFGFFMYSLNLLLPFGNFDFFGRRELAIFLVALAFLVITIALFQFSRVKTTTNPINLKKTSSLVTNGIFKYTRNPMYLGMLLILLGFGLKLGNAFNTLLAAGFVYYMNHFQIKKEEQALMELFGKEYTLYCKATRRWF, translated from the coding sequence ATGAAGTTGAGAATACTCCCACCTTTGGTGATGTTGATTTTTGGGTTTTTTATGTATAGCTTAAATCTATTACTGCCTTTTGGCAATTTTGATTTCTTTGGAAGAAGAGAGTTGGCAATCTTTCTAGTTGCCTTGGCTTTTTTGGTGATAACCATTGCATTATTTCAATTTTCAAGGGTAAAAACCACTACAAATCCTATTAATTTGAAAAAGACCAGTAGTTTGGTGACCAATGGGATATTTAAGTATACACGAAATCCTATGTATTTGGGCATGCTATTAATTTTATTGGGCTTTGGATTAAAGCTAGGGAATGCGTTTAATACACTTTTGGCAGCTGGATTTGTGTATTATATGAACCATTTTCAGATTAAAAAAGAGGAGCAAGCATTGATGGAGCTATTTGGGAAGGAATATACTTTGTATTGTAAAGCGACCAGAAGATGGTTTTAG
- the nadC gene encoding carboxylating nicotinate-nucleotide diphosphorylase, producing MITEDQFQKEIQLIIANAIREDVGDGDHSSLACIPEEAKGKAKLLVKDEGIIGGVDFAKQVFEYVDPNLKIELLVPDGSSVKYGDIVFYVSGSSQSILKAERLVLNAMQRMSAIATKTKSYVQLLEGTSTKILDTRKTTPGIRALEKWAVKIGGGENHRFALYDMIMLKDNHIDFAGGISQAIQKTKQYLIDTNKNLKIIVEARNLKEVKEILQSEGVYRILLDNFSFDDTRKAVALIGDQCLTESSGGINENTIRDYANCGVDYISSGALTHSVHNMDLSLKAV from the coding sequence ATGATAACAGAGGATCAATTCCAAAAAGAAATACAATTGATCATTGCAAATGCCATTCGCGAAGATGTGGGAGACGGTGACCATAGTTCTTTGGCATGTATTCCAGAAGAAGCCAAGGGCAAGGCCAAGTTATTGGTAAAGGATGAGGGCATTATTGGAGGGGTAGATTTTGCAAAACAGGTTTTTGAATATGTAGATCCAAATCTAAAAATCGAACTACTTGTTCCAGATGGCTCTTCCGTAAAATATGGGGATATTGTGTTTTACGTTTCTGGTAGTTCCCAAAGTATACTTAAAGCAGAGAGATTGGTGTTGAATGCAATGCAACGTATGAGTGCAATTGCGACAAAGACAAAAAGTTATGTGCAACTTTTAGAAGGAACAAGCACTAAGATTTTGGATACCAGAAAAACCACTCCTGGAATTAGAGCTCTGGAAAAATGGGCGGTTAAGATCGGGGGAGGCGAGAACCACAGGTTTGCCCTATATGATATGATTATGCTTAAGGATAACCATATAGATTTTGCAGGTGGAATTTCACAAGCCATACAAAAGACAAAACAATACCTCATAGATACCAATAAGAATTTAAAAATTATTGTGGAGGCAAGAAATTTGAAGGAAGTCAAGGAGATACTGCAATCTGAGGGGGTCTATAGAATTTTGCTGGATAATTTTAGTTTTGATGATACTAGAAAGGCAGTTGCATTGATTGGTGATCAATGTTTAACAGAATCTTCAGGGGGCATCAATGAAAATACCATAAGAGACTATGCTAATTGCGGGGTAGACTACATTTCCTCTGGAGCGTTGACCCATTCAGTCCATAATATGGATTTAAGCCTAAAAGCAGTTTAA
- a CDS encoding DUF2147 domain-containing protein, whose protein sequence is MKNSLRLDTFIALICLLIVQTSWSQSVFGKWRTIDDRNGITKAIVEVYEENGLLQAKVLKVVEKGKENALCIKCKGELKDKPVNGMQIMYDFEKNSKGEWKGSKLFDPEQAMTFRGRVWLDPKDSNKLKVRGYLAFLYRTQTWLRVLDE, encoded by the coding sequence ATGAAAAACAGCTTGAGGCTTGATACTTTTATTGCACTTATTTGTTTACTGATAGTTCAAACCTCATGGTCCCAATCCGTATTTGGCAAATGGAGAACCATTGATGATCGCAATGGAATTACCAAAGCAATTGTAGAAGTCTATGAGGAAAATGGTCTTTTGCAAGCCAAAGTTCTTAAGGTTGTTGAAAAAGGGAAAGAAAATGCTCTCTGTATCAAATGTAAAGGAGAGTTAAAGGATAAACCGGTCAACGGAATGCAAATCATGTATGATTTTGAAAAAAACAGCAAAGGAGAATGGAAAGGTAGTAAACTCTTTGATCCTGAGCAGGCAATGACTTTCAGGGGCAGGGTTTGGTTAGATCCAAAAGACAGCAATAAGCTCAAGGTAAGGGGGTATCTAGCCTTTTTGTACAGAACCCAAACATGGTTAAGAGTACTAGACGAATAA
- a CDS encoding LytR/AlgR family response regulator transcription factor: MKLKSIIVDDSSMQRMAVAKLVNNHPHLALVAEYSNAIEAKNGLKNHDIDLIFLDVEMPIISGFDLLEALENPPQVILITGKPDYALKAFDYDVTDYLHKPITLARFEASVKRAVAKYEQINRVDEDEEHIFVKSNLKKRKVILNDIKWIEALGDYIKLVTDEANIVILSTMKAFEKQLPAEKFLRIHKSYIVNLEKIEKFNSKNVEVGGRQIPLSRNKKTELAEALANV, translated from the coding sequence ATGAAATTAAAAAGTATAATTGTAGACGACTCCTCAATGCAGCGGATGGCTGTTGCAAAATTGGTCAACAATCACCCTCATCTTGCCCTTGTAGCTGAGTACAGTAACGCTATTGAGGCCAAAAATGGATTAAAGAACCACGACATTGATTTAATCTTTCTAGATGTTGAAATGCCAATTATTAGCGGTTTCGACCTTTTAGAGGCATTGGAGAACCCTCCACAAGTTATTTTAATAACAGGAAAGCCGGATTACGCTCTTAAGGCTTTTGATTATGATGTAACCGATTATTTACACAAACCTATAACCCTAGCCAGATTTGAAGCTTCTGTAAAAAGAGCTGTTGCCAAGTATGAGCAAATAAACAGGGTTGATGAGGATGAAGAGCATATTTTTGTAAAAAGTAACCTTAAAAAGCGTAAGGTTATCTTAAATGATATTAAATGGATTGAAGCATTGGGAGATTACATTAAATTGGTTACTGATGAAGCCAATATTGTAATTCTTTCTACCATGAAGGCTTTCGAAAAGCAGTTACCTGCTGAAAAATTTCTTAGAATCCATAAGTCTTATATAGTGAATCTGGAAAAGATTGAAAAATTCAATAGTAAGAATGTAGAGGTTGGGGGTAGACAGATTCCATTAAGTAGAAATAAGAAGACAGAGCTGGCTGAAGCTCTTGCCAACGTATAA
- the serA gene encoding phosphoglycerate dehydrogenase: protein MVEVGRKYVFDFDSTLTRVEALDVLAEMTLQGKSNKDEVIQEIQDITNLGIDGDISFTESLERRIKLLNAHKNDLEGLVEELRQKISKSIASNKEFFEKFSDDIYVISCGFKEFIDPIVEEYNIPSDRVYANTFKFNEEGDIIGFDETNVLASHNGKIECLKNLDLDGEVQVIGDGYSDYVMREAGIADKFFAYTENVHREKAASNADHVTPNLDEFLFVNDLPRNISYPKNRIKILLLENVHPDAFENLSEDGFSVELVKHSLPEEELIEKIKGVHVLGIRSKTQVTQNVLDAANKLLVVGAFCIGTTQIDLEHAKEKGIIVFNAPYSNTRSVVELAIGQTIMLMRNVFTRSTEIHQGQWNKTAINSKEVRGKNMGIVGYGNIGKQMSVLAEAIGMRVYYYDVADQLALGNAVKCNSLEDLLSVSDVVTLHVDDNKANRGFIGEREINQMRDGAMLINLSRGFVVDIDALAAGLKSGKLGGAAVDVYPTEPRSNGSFETPLQGLPNVILTPHVGGSTEEAQRDIASFVPNKIMAYVNSGNTVDAVNFPNVKLPKQNKAHRFLHIHKNVPGVMAKISEVLAKYEMNITGQYLSTDDKVGYVITDLDKEYNKEVVKALKNVENTIKFRVLY from the coding sequence ATGGTAGAAGTGGGACGAAAATACGTTTTTGATTTTGACAGTACCCTTACTAGGGTAGAAGCATTGGATGTTTTGGCGGAAATGACATTACAAGGAAAATCCAATAAAGATGAAGTCATCCAAGAAATCCAGGACATAACCAATCTAGGTATTGATGGGGATATTTCATTCACCGAATCCTTGGAAAGAAGAATAAAACTTTTAAATGCCCATAAGAACGACTTGGAAGGTTTGGTTGAGGAGCTTCGTCAAAAAATTTCGAAATCCATAGCATCCAACAAGGAGTTTTTTGAAAAATTCTCAGACGATATTTATGTGATTTCCTGCGGATTCAAGGAATTTATAGACCCTATTGTTGAGGAATATAATATACCATCAGACAGAGTGTATGCCAACACATTTAAATTTAATGAAGAGGGAGATATTATTGGGTTTGATGAAACAAACGTACTGGCATCACATAATGGTAAAATAGAGTGCCTCAAAAATCTTGACTTGGATGGTGAGGTACAAGTTATTGGGGACGGATATAGTGATTATGTAATGCGGGAAGCAGGTATTGCCGACAAGTTTTTTGCTTACACCGAGAATGTGCATCGCGAAAAAGCGGCAAGCAATGCCGACCACGTTACGCCCAACTTGGATGAGTTTCTTTTTGTAAATGATTTACCAAGAAACATATCATATCCAAAAAACAGAATCAAGATTCTTTTATTGGAAAATGTGCACCCAGATGCTTTTGAAAACTTATCTGAGGATGGGTTTTCGGTAGAACTGGTCAAGCATAGTTTGCCAGAGGAAGAACTTATAGAAAAAATTAAGGGAGTTCATGTATTGGGAATTCGCTCTAAGACCCAGGTAACCCAAAACGTACTTGATGCAGCCAATAAATTATTGGTGGTCGGGGCTTTTTGTATAGGTACCACGCAAATAGATTTGGAGCATGCCAAGGAAAAAGGAATAATTGTTTTTAATGCACCCTACAGTAATACCCGTTCTGTAGTAGAGCTGGCGATAGGCCAGACCATTATGTTAATGCGCAATGTATTTACCCGAAGCACTGAAATACATCAAGGTCAATGGAATAAAACGGCTATCAATTCTAAAGAGGTTAGGGGTAAAAACATGGGGATTGTTGGTTATGGAAACATAGGAAAGCAAATGTCCGTTTTGGCCGAAGCTATTGGAATGCGGGTCTATTATTATGATGTGGCCGATCAACTTGCGCTGGGCAATGCGGTAAAGTGCAATTCTCTGGAAGACTTGTTATCAGTTTCAGATGTGGTGACCCTACATGTAGACGATAATAAGGCAAATAGGGGTTTTATTGGGGAACGGGAAATAAACCAAATGCGGGATGGAGCAATGCTCATAAACCTTTCTCGCGGTTTTGTTGTTGATATTGATGCCTTGGCTGCTGGTTTAAAAAGCGGAAAATTAGGTGGAGCAGCTGTAGATGTATATCCAACTGAGCCCAGAAGTAATGGTAGCTTTGAAACTCCTTTACAAGGACTACCAAATGTAATCCTGACACCACATGTTGGAGGGAGCACAGAAGAAGCCCAACGCGATATAGCCAGCTTTGTACCAAATAAGATAATGGCCTACGTTAACTCTGGAAATACTGTGGATGCAGTAAACTTCCCCAACGTCAAATTGCCAAAACAGAACAAGGCTCATCGTTTCTTACATATCCATAAGAACGTTCCAGGAGTAATGGCAAAAATTAGTGAAGTTCTGGCTAAATATGAAATGAATATCACGGGTCAATATCTTTCTACAGATGATAAAGTTGGCTACGTCATTACCGATTTGGATAAGGAGTACAACAAGGAAGTTGTAAAAGCCCTTAAGAATGTAGAAAACACTATAAAATTTAGGGTGCTGTACTAA
- a CDS encoding type IV pili methyl-accepting chemotaxis transducer N-terminal domain-containing protein yields MKIGKTEVFKKGFRAYYLLVISIVLLTIAIQTMTQYSLNKQRSTALIVNLAGRQRMLSQRLLNELYSCRYHNCDYAEMKLTLTKLYQMNEFLQKGNETLKLEPLDDDEIRKEFSRLYPHLEWLNSELKNYQNFKNVSFTDVRYRVDRFLFIMDGIVNQFQKKAEKDIRTMMIIELELAIFSIVIILCEIFFIVNPIINNIIDQKRKLSEIAWHQSQVFNSHMKNINDLEYVLKVEKNPERQKEIYGFIGEELNQLKKVSQNMLKSLEKTTNQAKPHHMIIRKVEGFLGKFNIVSSDKVLTDDDTAHSVK; encoded by the coding sequence ATGAAAATTGGAAAAACTGAAGTATTCAAAAAAGGTTTTAGAGCCTATTATTTGTTGGTGATTTCTATAGTGCTGCTAACTATTGCCATCCAAACCATGACCCAGTATTCATTGAATAAACAGAGGTCTACGGCGTTAATCGTAAATTTGGCTGGTAGACAACGAATGCTAAGTCAGCGGTTGCTCAACGAGCTATATTCCTGTAGGTACCATAATTGTGATTATGCCGAAATGAAGCTTACATTAACTAAGCTGTACCAGATGAATGAATTTTTGCAAAAGGGAAATGAGACCTTGAAATTGGAACCTTTGGATGATGATGAAATCCGTAAAGAATTCAGCAGGTTATATCCTCATTTGGAATGGTTAAACAGTGAATTAAAGAATTACCAAAATTTCAAGAATGTTTCCTTTACGGATGTCAGATATCGTGTTGACCGATTTTTGTTCATCATGGATGGAATTGTGAACCAGTTTCAGAAAAAAGCGGAAAAGGATATACGGACCATGATGATTATTGAATTGGAACTTGCCATATTCTCCATTGTAATCATACTCTGTGAGATATTTTTTATTGTAAACCCCATTATCAATAATATTATCGACCAGAAGAGAAAACTTTCAGAAATAGCTTGGCACCAATCCCAAGTATTTAATTCACATATGAAAAACATTAACGACCTCGAATATGTTTTGAAAGTGGAAAAAAATCCAGAAAGACAAAAAGAGATTTATGGATTTATTGGGGAAGAGCTAAACCAGTTAAAAAAAGTTTCCCAGAATATGTTGAAGTCTTTGGAAAAAACCACAAATCAAGCTAAACCACACCATATGATAATTAGAAAGGTTGAAGGTTTTCTTGGAAAATTTAATATTGTGAGTTCTGATAAAGTGCTTACCGATGATGATACGGCTCATTCCGTAAAATAG
- the rlmH gene encoding 23S rRNA (pseudouridine(1915)-N(3))-methyltransferase RlmH: MQITLIAIGKTDSPELSKLIAIYEKRLKHYIKFKFLIIPDIKNSKTLSETLQKEKEGELILGHIQNSDVLTVLDEKGKQFSSPDFAQFLQKKMNSGIKNLVLVVGGPYGFSEKVYQRSNEKISLSKMTFSHQMVRLFLIEQLYRGFTILRNEPYHHR; encoded by the coding sequence ATGCAAATTACGTTAATTGCCATAGGCAAAACAGATAGCCCTGAACTCTCCAAACTTATTGCTATTTATGAGAAGCGGCTAAAACATTACATAAAATTTAAGTTTTTGATTATTCCGGATATCAAAAACAGTAAAACCCTGTCTGAAACCTTGCAAAAGGAAAAAGAGGGGGAATTAATACTTGGCCACATTCAAAATTCTGATGTGTTGACGGTTTTAGACGAGAAGGGAAAGCAATTTTCATCTCCCGATTTTGCCCAGTTCCTTCAAAAAAAAATGAACAGCGGGATAAAAAATCTTGTTTTGGTTGTTGGTGGTCCTTATGGGTTCAGCGAAAAGGTATACCAAAGAAGCAATGAAAAAATAAGTTTATCCAAAATGACGTTTTCGCATCAAATGGTGCGTTTGTTCTTGATTGAACAATTATATAGAGGATTTACTATTTTACGGAATGAGCCGTATCATCATCGGTAA
- a CDS encoding YihY/virulence factor BrkB family protein, whose amino-acid sequence MSTAIEERLEKIPVVNWLVRLLKSIKLKAFEGLSFYDLIEMYLVGIVEGTLSSRASSIAFSLFMALFPLLIFLVTLLPFVIPYASVGNENFDAQFLLFLESFLPTATSDYFGDIYQQIKDQKRGGLLSSTFVISIFLVANGVNAIFGGFENSYHVELTRNFFRQYLYAFMVGLILSILLVIGAVTFVYFEFYIVEYTSEYLGKRLGYDLEKSDTIGIQVTKILFFMLLSYLTTAILYYFGTAEGRKARFFSAGALMTTLLFVLTSYLFGVYVEKFARYNELYGALGGLLILMVFIWLNSNILLLGFELNATLNSLKKKHEKQLEA is encoded by the coding sequence ATGTCAACAGCCATTGAAGAACGTTTAGAAAAGATTCCAGTGGTTAACTGGTTGGTCAGACTATTGAAGAGCATTAAGCTTAAGGCGTTCGAAGGGCTTTCATTTTACGATTTAATAGAAATGTACTTGGTGGGCATTGTGGAGGGAACGCTTTCTTCCAGAGCAAGCTCAATAGCATTTAGTTTATTTATGGCGCTGTTTCCACTGCTCATATTCTTGGTTACACTTTTGCCCTTTGTAATCCCATATGCCAGTGTAGGAAATGAAAATTTTGATGCTCAGTTTCTATTGTTTTTGGAATCATTTTTACCGACAGCAACAAGTGATTATTTCGGAGATATATATCAGCAGATAAAAGACCAAAAACGCGGGGGACTGTTATCTTCAACATTTGTAATCTCTATTTTTTTGGTTGCCAATGGTGTAAACGCAATTTTCGGAGGTTTTGAAAACTCGTATCATGTAGAATTGACCAGAAATTTTTTCAGACAATACCTTTATGCTTTTATGGTTGGGTTGATTCTTTCCATTTTGTTGGTAATTGGAGCTGTAACTTTTGTGTATTTTGAATTTTACATTGTTGAATATACAAGTGAATATCTAGGAAAGCGACTAGGATATGATCTTGAAAAAAGTGATACTATAGGAATTCAAGTGACTAAAATTTTGTTCTTTATGTTACTTTCCTATCTTACCACCGCCATTCTCTATTACTTTGGTACGGCAGAAGGAAGAAAAGCAAGATTCTTTTCAGCGGGAGCGTTGATGACAACCTTGTTGTTTGTGCTCACGTCCTATCTTTTTGGAGTTTATGTTGAAAAGTTCGCACGTTATAATGAGCTTTATGGTGCATTGGGAGGATTATTGATTTTGATGGTATTCATATGGTTGAATTCCAATATTTTGTTACTAGGGTTTGAATTGAATGCTACCCTTAACTCTTTAAAGAAAAAACATGAAAAACAGCTTGAGGCTTGA